A single Marinitoga aeolica DNA region contains:
- a CDS encoding glycogen synthase gives MNIVLVSYEVDPFAKVGGLADVVGTLPKFLKDKVDKISVIMPFHKIVEENIQKYGLPLEKVTENLYPFSHSFKYPFSVFKSHLPETDIPIYLIKNENLFSTKDIYEYPNKDHQTSYFSDCVLTFVKNNLTDTEIIHINDWQTSLIPVYLKNNYRDDKVLSKISTVLTIHNLGYQGIFSPEILSIAGLPGYLYNIDALEFFGQINFLKGGILFSDIINTVSKTYAEEIQTDEYGYKLDGVLKVRNDDLYGILNGIDYNQFDPETDKTIPYNFNKENLENKTKNKLALQEKSNLPKNENIPVISFIGRIVEQKGIDLISEILDYLTLLDIQIVILGTGEKRYEELLLKYRDKYPEKLSINIKFDKNFAQLIYAGSDMFIMPSKYEPCGLGQMYAMRYGTIPIVRYTGGLADTVKEFSCSTYSGTGFGFYEYSSSNLLIEILKAIHVYKRNKNCWNKLIINAMNEDFSWDKSADEYLHIYKRALAKKRF, from the coding sequence GTGAATATTGTGTTAGTTTCATATGAGGTTGACCCGTTTGCGAAAGTTGGAGGATTAGCCGATGTTGTTGGAACTCTACCTAAATTTTTAAAAGATAAAGTGGATAAAATAAGTGTTATTATGCCTTTCCATAAAATCGTTGAAGAAAATATTCAAAAATATGGATTACCTCTGGAAAAAGTAACCGAAAATTTATATCCATTTAGCCATTCTTTTAAATACCCTTTCTCAGTCTTTAAATCACATTTACCTGAGACCGATATACCTATATATTTAATTAAAAATGAAAATCTATTTTCAACAAAAGATATATATGAATATCCAAACAAAGACCATCAAACATCCTATTTTTCAGATTGTGTTCTCACATTTGTAAAAAATAATTTAACAGATACTGAAATAATTCACATTAATGATTGGCAAACATCTTTAATACCAGTATATTTAAAAAATAATTATAGGGATGATAAAGTTCTTTCAAAAATTTCAACAGTTCTAACAATACATAATCTCGGATATCAGGGTATATTTTCTCCAGAAATTTTAAGTATTGCTGGACTACCAGGATATTTATATAATATCGATGCATTAGAATTTTTTGGACAAATTAATTTTCTAAAGGGCGGCATACTTTTCAGCGATATAATTAATACAGTAAGCAAAACATATGCAGAAGAAATTCAAACCGATGAATATGGATATAAACTTGATGGTGTCCTAAAAGTAAGAAATGATGACTTATATGGAATTTTAAATGGTATCGATTATAATCAGTTTGATCCAGAAACAGATAAAACTATTCCATACAATTTTAATAAAGAAAATTTAGAAAATAAAACAAAGAATAAATTAGCTCTTCAGGAAAAATCAAATCTTCCTAAAAATGAAAATATTCCTGTAATAAGTTTTATAGGAAGAATTGTTGAGCAAAAAGGTATAGATTTAATCTCTGAAATTCTTGACTATTTAACATTACTTGATATTCAAATAGTAATTCTTGGTACTGGCGAAAAACGTTATGAAGAGCTATTATTAAAATATCGTGATAAATATCCAGAAAAACTTTCTATAAACATTAAATTCGATAAAAATTTTGCTCAACTAATATATGCAGGAAGTGATATGTTTATAATGCCTTCAAAATATGAACCGTGTGGATTAGGTCAAATGTATGCTATGAGATATGGTACCATCCCAATAGTTAGATATACCGGCGGTTTAGCTGATACAGTTAAAGAATTTTCATGCAGTACCTATTCAGGAACAGGCTTTGGATTCTATGAATATTCATCATCTAATTTGTTAATAGAAATATTAAAAGCTATTCATGTTTATAAAAGAAATAAAAATTGCTGGAATAAACTCATTATAAATGCAATGAATGAGGATTTTTCGTGGGATAAATCTGCTGATGAATACCTACATATTTACAAAAGAGCATTAGCAAAAAAAAGATTTTAG
- the galT gene encoding galactose-1-phosphate uridylyltransferase, which yields MPEYRKDPITNRWVIIASERSNRPMDKVVSTVSKKEFCPFDSGNEHLTPPEILAFRPENSKPNDENWWLRVVPNKFPAVTQDTLPKLIKNGIYFSIEGYGYHEVIIETPEHNSTIAYMSNFEVEEIIWAYLQRFNEIKKDKKIKYVQIFKNYGRNAGASLSHPHSQLIATPIIPIFIEEELKGAKTYFNIKKRCIFCSIIQQEKEEKVRIIEENDSFISFEPFAPRFPYETWIIPKEHSSNFGDLNTKLVKNFAKILKTTLLRLNILLGDIPYNYMIHTSPFDNIENHFYHWHLEIIPRLTNAAGFEWGSGFFINSVSPENAAQNLKSLEEGLL from the coding sequence ATGCCTGAATATAGAAAAGATCCTATCACTAACAGATGGGTTATTATTGCATCAGAAAGGTCAAATAGACCGATGGATAAAGTAGTATCAACTGTTTCAAAAAAAGAATTTTGCCCATTTGATAGTGGGAATGAGCACTTAACTCCACCGGAAATTCTTGCATTTCGACCTGAAAACTCTAAGCCAAATGATGAAAATTGGTGGTTAAGAGTTGTTCCAAATAAATTTCCTGCTGTTACTCAGGATACATTGCCTAAATTAATAAAAAACGGTATATATTTTTCAATTGAAGGTTATGGATATCATGAAGTTATTATAGAAACCCCTGAACACAACTCTACTATTGCTTATATGAGCAATTTTGAGGTTGAAGAAATTATATGGGCATATTTGCAAAGGTTTAATGAAATAAAAAAAGATAAAAAAATTAAATATGTTCAAATTTTTAAAAATTATGGTAGAAATGCGGGAGCTTCTTTATCACATCCTCACTCACAATTAATAGCAACACCTATTATTCCAATTTTTATAGAAGAAGAGTTAAAAGGAGCTAAAACTTATTTTAATATAAAAAAAAGGTGTATTTTTTGTTCTATTATACAACAAGAAAAAGAAGAAAAAGTGAGGATTATTGAAGAAAATGATAGTTTTATATCTTTTGAACCTTTTGCTCCTCGCTTCCCATATGAAACATGGATAATTCCAAAAGAACATAGTTCAAATTTTGGTGATCTAAATACTAAATTGGTAAAAAATTTCGCTAAAATTCTAAAAACAACATTGCTAAGATTAAATATTTTATTAGGTGACATACCTTATAATTATATGATACACACATCTCCGTTCGATAACATTGAAAATCATTTCTATCATTGGCATCTGGAAATTATTCCACGATTAACAAATGCAGCTGGGTTCGAATGGGGATCAGGTTTTTTTATTAACTCAGTATCTCCAGAAAATGCTGCACAAAATCTAAAATCATTAGAGGAGGGATTATTATGA
- a CDS encoding CBS domain-containing protein, giving the protein MYVKLWMRNKFETLRITNTVDDAIKLFFEKDIEIILIIRKNGTLLSSIRREDIAILREYNSDDYLIDVFEPIEDFLYEDDLVEDVLLTMLETNYKVLPVVDYDMKPVGLFGFHELIQAMVSITALDEVGTKVILTLNDKPGELRKIVETISNNKLNILSMTTCKINKDRRMLSIKLSLKDVNTVSTILDKNNIEYDGIYEES; this is encoded by the coding sequence ATGTATGTAAAATTATGGATGAGAAATAAATTTGAAACTTTACGAATAACAAATACTGTAGATGATGCAATAAAACTGTTTTTTGAAAAAGATATTGAAATCATTTTAATAATCAGAAAAAATGGAACTCTCCTTTCATCCATACGTCGGGAGGATATTGCAATATTAAGGGAATATAATAGCGATGATTATTTAATAGATGTATTTGAACCTATCGAAGATTTCTTATATGAAGATGATTTAGTTGAAGATGTTCTATTAACAATGTTAGAAACAAATTATAAAGTACTACCCGTTGTTGATTATGACATGAAACCTGTAGGATTATTTGGCTTTCATGAATTAATTCAGGCAATGGTGAGCATAACAGCACTTGATGAAGTTGGAACAAAGGTTATTCTTACTTTAAATGACAAACCAGGAGAATTAAGAAAAATTGTAGAAACAATAAGCAACAATAAATTAAACATACTTTCAATGACCACATGCAAAATAAATAAAGATAGAAGAATGTTATCTATTAAACTATCATTGAAGGATGTTAATACCGTTTCTACTATTCTTGATAAAAATAACATTGAATATGATGGAATATATGAAGAATCATAA
- a CDS encoding MBL fold metallo-hydrolase — protein MNFKVILDGGLLTITGRVHGTFSSVFLLENDERKILIDPSHIHVIQDIEANLDIAPEDITDIILTHVHLDHAYNSIFFPNATIRIHENYKGKNYRKFGPLIGQAYQQMIDSWNGRVETFKDGEKLFDSIKVIYTPYHSKEHVSLYIETENMGNLFLPGDICMTKIDFYDIMRNLRTDKVAEIVKHWTEKSDYVIFTHDTPYKIK, from the coding sequence ATGAATTTTAAAGTTATTCTGGATGGTGGTTTACTAACTATAACAGGTAGAGTTCACGGAACATTTTCTTCAGTTTTCTTATTGGAAAACGATGAAAGAAAGATATTAATCGATCCAAGTCATATTCATGTAATTCAGGACATTGAGGCAAATCTGGATATAGCCCCAGAAGATATTACAGATATTATACTAACTCATGTTCATCTCGACCATGCATATAATTCCATATTTTTTCCAAATGCTACAATAAGAATACATGAAAATTATAAAGGAAAAAATTATAGAAAATTCGGGCCTTTAATCGGCCAGGCATACCAACAAATGATTGATTCATGGAATGGACGAGTTGAAACATTTAAAGATGGTGAAAAATTATTTGATTCAATAAAAGTAATATATACTCCATATCATTCAAAAGAACATGTTTCATTATATATAGAAACAGAAAATATGGGAAATCTATTTTTACCAGGGGACATTTGCATGACAAAAATAGATTTTTATGATATTATGAGGAACCTGAGAACAGATAAAGTTGCTGAAATAGTTAAACATTGGACAGAAAAATCAGATTATGTAATTTTCACACATGATACTCCATATAAAATAAAATGA